In Electrophorus electricus isolate fEleEle1 chromosome 6, fEleEle1.pri, whole genome shotgun sequence, a single genomic region encodes these proteins:
- the cryba1b gene encoding crystallin, beta A1b has protein sequence MALPNQTNLAMGPWKITVYNQENFQGRCWEFTSCCNNIIEYNLENIHSLKVECGVWVGYENSSFNGQQFVLEKGDYPCFEAYMGSHSYSVKRMMSFRPIYSACHKDSRLCVWECENMKGRQWELSGDYPSLQAMGWHSNEIGSMHVKSGAWVCYQYPGYRGYQYIMECNHHGGEYRHYRDFGTHAHTPQIQSIRRIQD, from the exons ATGGCTCTACCAAACCAGACAAACTTGGCCATGGGACCATGGAAG ATTACAGTTTATAACCAGGAGAACTTCCAGGGCAGATGCTGGGAGTTTACTTCCTGCTGTAACAACATTATAGAGTACAACCTGGAGAATATCCATTCCCTGAAGGTggaatgtggtgt CTGGGTGGGCTATGAGAATTCCAGCTTCAATGGCCAGCAGTTTGTTCTGGAGAAGGGAGATTATCCTTGCTTCGAGGCCTACATGGGAAGCCACTCCTACAGTGTTAAGAGGATGATGTCTTTCCGTCCCATCTATTCCGCT TGCCACAAGGATTcccgcctgtgtgtgtgggaatgtgaaAATATGAAGGGCAGGCAGTGGGAGTTGAGCGGGGACTATCCCTCTCTGCAGGCCATGGGCTGGCACAGCAATGAGATTGGCTCCATGCACGTCAAGAGTGGCGC CTGGGTGTGCTACCAGTACCCTGGTTACCGTGGCTACCAGTACATCATGGAGTGCAATCATCATGGAGGCGAGTACAGACACTACAGGGATTTCGGCACCCACGCCCACACGCCCCAGATACAGTCCATCCGCAGGATCCAAGACTGA